One window of Candidatus Anaeroferrophillus wilburensis genomic DNA carries:
- a CDS encoding cyclic nucleotide-binding domain-containing protein translates to MTPEPLTTIDLKTTCPKITIFRFMEPGEWEVFSQYLEPVRYPAGSILYQEGEEGDFLVYIVSGRMEALKQSAFLGKPVILARFHAGSVVGEMAFVDGSKRSVTVKVMEDTELLVFSRNSYDRLLAAAPRVGTKLLNGIAHLLSLRLRRANERLATLF, encoded by the coding sequence ATGACCCCCGAGCCATTGACGACCATCGATCTCAAGACAACCTGCCCGAAAATCACCATCTTCCGCTTTATGGAGCCCGGGGAATGGGAGGTTTTTTCCCAGTATCTTGAGCCGGTCCGTTATCCGGCTGGCAGTATTCTTTACCAGGAGGGGGAAGAGGGAGACTTTTTGGTCTATATTGTCAGTGGCCGTATGGAGGCCTTGAAGCAGTCGGCATTTCTTGGTAAGCCGGTCATCCTGGCCCGTTTCCATGCCGGCTCCGTGGTCGGCGAAATGGCCTTTGTTGATGGCAGCAAACGTTCCGTCACTGTCAAGGTTATGGAAGATACGGAACTACTGGTTTTCAGCCGCAATTCTTATGATCGGTTGCTGGCCGCCGCTCCCCGGGTCGGGACCAAACTGTTGAACGGCATTGCCCACCTCCTCAGCCTCCGGCTACGGCGGGCCAACGAGCGTCTGGCCACCCTTTTTTAG